One Marmota flaviventris isolate mMarFla1 chromosome 17, mMarFla1.hap1, whole genome shotgun sequence genomic window, AGAGCTTTGGGCCGCTGAGAAAATAGTGAGGCAGAGTCCCGGCCTCGAGCACGCGGCCCAGCTCATCCAGCAGTCCCAGGCAGCAGGCGCCCGCATTTTCCGGCCGCGCCAGGTAGAGTGCCGGCAGCCGCTCGCACGCCCAGTACAGCAACGTCCGAAGGAGGTAGGGCGCCGCGGCCCGGGTCCCGGCCACCAGCGGGCGCAGCAACGCTTGGGCCGCCGCGTGCGCCTGCAGCAGTGGCGCGGGTATGCGCGCCTTGAGCGCCAGCTCCTGGCGGGCGAAGCAGAGATGCCAGTCAGAGGCGCCGGGCGGCCGGTTGCCACCTCCGGGGACCAGGTAGAAGGAGGCCGACTCCAAGGCCAGCGGACCCGCCCATGAGTGGCTCCGAGCCCCCTCTGGCCAGCCTGTCACGGACACCACGGGAATCAGGTCGAAAAGCAGAAGGCGGCGCGGGGGTCCCGGCGTTGCCAAGAGGACCGTGGTGAAACCCGCGTGGCGAGCTGCGTGCAGTAGGCGCGGAGCCCCCGGGACTGGGATCAAGGACTCGGCgacagcagccagtgtagagaaGAACCAGGCAGCCACCTGGGCGGGACACAATGTGGGCCACGCCTCCGGAGTCTCTTCGGGCTTTGGGACTGGGCATTCGACGGTTGCCCCGGTGACGTCACTTCTTAGTACTTTCAAAGGTGCGGGAGAACCAAGATCGGTGACGTCATGCTGATAAGACTCTGGCTCTGAAACGTCACTAGGTGATTTTTCCATAAACACTTGCAGCTGAGGCTCAGTAACGTAAGAGTGCAGCTGGTCCTCAGGGCTTTGCTGGTCATTGGGACTTCCTTCACTTTTGCTTTGGTTAATCAAATCATATCCACCTGGGACTGGGGGCCCTAGGCAATTCTGCCATGCCTCCCGGACCATATTTCCGCACACCAGCTCTGGGAGACGGAGCCTTGCGGAACAGGATTCCAGATCCAGTTGCAGTTCTGGCCCAGTGATGTCCAGAGAAAACACTGGCACTAAGAGTGTGAAGCCAGCGTCATAGTGAGGTCCCCGGTTGTAGGGACCTAGCGGTGCATGCCCCAGATCTAGGGAGCCCTCGCGAATCCCACCACGAAGCAGCAAGAGCTCTGCCTGGGGAGGAAAGCGGGGGTCCTGGCGGTAAACTAGACCTAAGGGAAAAGAATGGATGGTGAGGGCGTCGTCCGAAGGGGAGGGGAATGGCAAGGCGGAAGGTTGTGAATTCTCACAGGCGAGAAGGATTACTTACCAAGCAATGAAAAGACGAAGTCCTTAGCCCGGAGGAGGTCGGCTCCCGGCTTGGGCCCGTTACTCCAGCTCTCCTGAACACCGAGCTCCTGAATCAGCTGGGTCAGTTCCTGCAGCTGCGCCCCGGAACAGAAGTCAATGTCCGTGAGCggccgggctggggctgggggcggcGGGCCCCACCAGGGCGCACTTCCCCAGACCGCTGAAGCCATGCTGTTCTATCGTTTGGGGATAGGGAAAACACAGGAGGGTAGCCTAGACGGGCCTTTCCTTTGCTGCCAAAAATCGCTTCAGTTTTTTCCCTTCTTCCGATGCCGAGCAAGTGCCCCAGACACAGTCCACAAACGGGTCTGCAGACGATGGATTCTAAGTTTAATCTTCAAAACAAATACCTCTTGTGTCCTTGCCCCTTTCTCTGCAGGTCCCCGTCCTCGCGAACGGGTTCACCTGACTCAGCAGGTGAAAAGTAGCTACTGGGCCCCTCCTACAGCATGCAGTAACTGGGCTTCACAACCCCCTTCTCTACCTCCCCTTACCTCTTTTTCGAAAGAGGATTATTGGTCTGTAGCTTACCCCCTAGGGGTAGCTGTAAAGCTGGGGAAGAAACAGGACAGAATGATTCAACAGGTAGTTTCTTCCGGATGCCCACGCCCCTAAATTTCGACCACGCCCTTTCTGTAGACTGTAGGGGTGGCTCGGGCTTTGTCCCGCCTCTCGTGAGAGTTCAATCACTGGTTTCACCAGGTTGAAATCTCGCGCTACCCTGGGAATTGTAGTTTGTTTTCCGCGCTACCGGGGCGTTGGAGCCATGCCCCTGCATCTTTTTCCGTTCCGCTGAAGTAGTGCCTTATGGAAgttgtagtttttttaaaaaaaatttaattttattttggtaccaggcattgaatccagggacacttaatcactaagccacaaccccagcccccgaggttttttattttttattttaagacagggcctcactaagttgcttagggcctctctaagctgttgaggctggctttgaaattgtgattctcctgcctcggcttccccaAACACTGGGATTACTTACACACCCAATCTGGAAGTTGTGGTTTCTATGGAGTTATATTATCCTATCTGTTGGATCCCACACAAACATTCCTTGGATCTGGAGTAGAAAGGTAATTGGATGGATCTGAATAACAGAAATGAATAGACACACTTTAGGGCCTGGGGAGAAATAGGGATCCTTGCATACCAGCAGCTCTGGTCACTTCCAGGAAATCATGACTTCCTCATTTTGGTGTTGGAAAGACTGCAGCTTAGAAAGATTGCacatgacttgtccaaggtcagaGGTGAGTCAGGCAGGAATGGGTCTCCCTGGATGGAGAGGCATCTTCTTGAAATCAGTGGTAGAAATGTTAAAGCAGGAATGGATATCTGATTCAGGGAAAGGCATACATAAAAATGATGCCCACCTCAGATATATAAGAGTCATGGTAGGAAAAACTTTGGAATTTCACAGTTGTGTGCACATATAAAGGTTATTAGGATTGAAAATGAGGTCCAGAGGAAACTCATAGCTAGAATGGATCAGGGCagtggaaaataatcaaagtcagGAAATTGCTTTTCAGTAAACTATGCTACTAAGGACCAGACTAAGGGACCAGAACACAATTTAAGCACAAAATGGGAGTAGGAGCCAGGATAATGAGACACAAAGATAGGAAACCAGGAATAATATCTCAGATCATACCAATTTATTGCCAggcaagttatttatttatttttggtactagggattgaatccaggggtgctttacctcttaGTCACCAcaccccctcctcctttttttgggggggtggggacaaagtctcactaagttgcttagggccttgctaattgctggtctcaaatttgcagtcctcctgcctcagcctcccaagtcactaggattacaggcatgtgccaccacacccagccaggccAGGACTTTTTACATTTCTTCTG contains:
- the Tmem102 gene encoding transmembrane protein 102, producing MASAVWGSAPWWGPPPPAPARPLTDIDFCSGAQLQELTQLIQELGVQESWSNGPKPGADLLRAKDFVFSLLGLVYRQDPRFPPQAELLLLRGGIREGSLDLGHAPLGPYNRGPHYDAGFTLLVPVFSLDITGPELQLDLESCSARLRLPELVCGNMVREAWQNCLGPPVPGGYDLINQSKSEGSPNDQQSPEDQLHSYVTEPQLQVFMEKSPSDVSEPESYQHDVTDLGSPAPLKVLRSDVTGATVECPVPKPEETPEAWPTLCPAQVAAWFFSTLAAVAESLIPVPGAPRLLHAARHAGFTTVLLATPGPPRRLLLFDLIPVVSVTGWPEGARSHSWAGPLALESASFYLVPGGGNRPPGASDWHLCFARQELALKARIPAPLLQAHAAAQALLRPLVAGTRAAAPYLLRTLLYWACERLPALYLARPENAGACCLGLLDELGRVLEAGTLPHYFLSGPKLCAGDDTAALLRALAQLRGDPARALREAVEEAKVARKGGGLAGIGGGTH